A genome region from Populus alba chromosome 3, ASM523922v2, whole genome shotgun sequence includes the following:
- the LOC118054639 gene encoding protein RAE1 has product MSAFGAAATANTNPNKSIEVSHPPSDSVSSLSFSPKANFLVATSWDNQVRCWEITRNGTNVGSVAKASISHDQPVLCSTWKDDGTTVFSGGCDKQVKMWPLLSGGQPVTVAMHDAPIKEIAWIPEMNCLATGSWDKTLKYWDLRQANPVHTQQLGERCYAMTVRYPLMVVGTADRNMIVYNLQSPQTEFKKIASPLKYQTRCVAAFPDQQGFLVGSIEGRVGVHHLDEAQQSKNFTFKCHRDNNEIYSVNSLNFHPVHHTFATAGSDGSFNFWDKDSKQRLKAMLRCPLPIPSSAFNNDGSIFAYSVCYDWSKGAENHNPATAKTYIYLHLPQESEVKGKPRAGGTTRR; this is encoded by the exons ATGTCTGCTTTTGGTGCTGCCGCGACTGCTAATACAAACCCTAATAAATCCATCGAG GTTTCGCATCCTCCCAGTGACTCAGTTTCGAGTCTCTCTTTCAGTCCCAAAGCCAATTTTTTAGTTGCAACTTCTTGGGACAATCAG GTACGATGTTGGGAAATTACAAGGAATGGGACCAATGTAGGCAGTGTTGCCAAGGCTTCAATATCCCATGACCAACCA GTGTTGTGCTCAACTTGGAAGGATGATGGAACGACTGTCTTTTCTGGAGGGTGTGACAAGCAAGTTAAGATGTGGCCTTTGCTCTCTGGTGGTCAACCAGTAACTGTTGCGATGCATGACGCCCCTATCAAAGAGATTGCATGGATTCCAGAGATGAACTGCTTAGCCACAGGAAGTTGGGACAAAACCTTGAA GTACTGGGATTTAAGGCAGGCAAATCCAGTGCACACTCAGCAACTTGGTGAGCGCTGTTATGCAATGACGGTGCGGTATCCTTTGATGGTTGTTGGCACCGCAGACAGAAACATGATAGTTTATAACCTGCAAAGTCCTCAG ACTGAGTTCAAGAAAATCGCTTCACCCTTGAAATATCAGACAAGATGTGTTGCAGCCTTTCCTGATCAACAAGGCTTCTTG GTCGGTTCAATTGAGGGAAGGGTTGGTGTACATCATCTGGATGAAGCTCAACAAAGCAAAAACTTCACCTTCAAATGCCACAGAGATAACAATGAGATATACTCAGTCAACTCCTTGAACTTTCACCCT gtgCATCACACTTTTGCAACTGCTGGATCTGatggttcttttaatttttgggaCAAAGATAGCAAGCAGAGACTCAAG GCCATGTTAAGATGCCCTCTACCAATACCCAGCAGTGCATTCAATAACGACGGCTCGATTTTTGCATACTCG GTGTGTTATGATTGGAGCAAGGGTGCTGAAAATCACAACCCAGCAACAGCTAAGACCTACATCTATCTGCATTTACCACAG GAATCTGAAGTCAAAGGAAAGCCAAGGGCTGGAGGAACGACTAGAAGGTGA